The sequence ACCCCCAGCCCGACGGCGGGCAGGGTCTTTCGACCCATCTTGGTGTGCACGACGTTCAGCCGAGACGACCGGAGGGCCTCGAGGAGGGGAAGGCGTCGGGGCGGCAGGGCTGGTTGAGCAACGTGTCGCACGCCGGATAGGACCGAGGCGCGCTCGCGCCTCGGACCGTCCCGAACACGACCTGGGACGGGTGGGCCGTGTCGTGCAGCACCGAGACGAGCCCTGCGTTCACCAGCGGTTCGAAGTTCCAGCCTCCTGTCTGGCTGGCGGTGTCGATCACCACCCGGATGCGGGAACCGGCCCGGAACACATGGTCCAAGGGGAGCACCGCGATCCGCACCGCCGTCGCTCTGCCCAGGACCAGGGGCTGCACGTCGGAGGCCAGGTCGGTGTACACCGGCATGGTGGGCGTGCTCGCCTTGGCGTCGAGCTTGCGCATCGAGGCACGCAACCAGCCGCGACCGACGTACAGCTCCTGCCCGTCGGGTCGCACTTCGGTGATCGTGGCCTGCAGGTCAGTGTCGGTCGCGGTCGATCTCAGCCAGAGGTCGACGCTGATCGGGCCGAGCAGTTCGGTGTCGCGGCCGAGTTTCGGGGTGGTGTACGCGACCGCGCCCGCCGGCTCGCCCGGCAGCTTCCAGAACAGGTTCTGCTGCCCGAAGATGATCCCGTCCTCCGTCCCAGGCGACACGGTCGGCGAGAGATAGCTGTCGGCGGGTTGCGTACCCGATGGCGCAGAGGTGGTCAGCGCGCCGCCGCGCCCGAGGAAGAGGTGCTCGGTGGTTGTCGCCGGCGGCCAGCTCCGAGCCGTCGTGACCCACCGCGGCTTCGGGTTGGTCGCGTTCGTGGTCTCGTGCCACAGCTGGACGTGCGGGGTCGACTCGAAGCCGTTGTGTCGGCCCTTCACGAAGCGGTCGAAGAAGCGCACCAGCTCGTTCGTGATCGGCGTCGAGTACGTGCACATGCCGTGGAAGCCGTTCGTGACGAGCATCCAGGTGCGGTCGGCACGCAAGCGCGGGAAGAGGGTCCACAAGCTGCGGCTCCCGACTTCGTCGTCCTGCCACGATTCACACCCGAACGCCGGCACGGTGATGTTGCTCGCGGATGCTCCCACTGCCTTCGACGTCCAGAACCCGCTCATGTACGAGTGCAGCAGGCCGGACACCATGATGTTGTCGGTGGGGTTGACCGGCACTTGGCCGGCGAGGCTCGTGGCACATTGGAGGTCACGGGCCTGGATGCCGCTCATCGCGCTGCTGGTAGCGGCAGGGGGCTGGTCGGCCAACGCCCACAAGATCGCGAACTCGCCGTTCGGGATGCCGCCCGGGTAGGCGACGTCGCGGTACAAGTCGTCGACGATCTGCCACGGCGCGATCGCGTCGAGGCCCTTGGGGTGCCGAGCCGCGATGGCGGGCTGGGTCAGACCGGGAAAGGAGTCGCCGAACATCCCGACGTGTCCTGTCGACCACGGCTGCTGCGCGGCCCACCCCACCACGGCCACCCCGTCGGTGGTCTCTTGTGGGCTGCGAAAGTCGAACGTGCCCTGCGAGCAGCCCGTGCCGCGCAAGTTGACGCCGAGCACCGCGTAGCCGGCGGCGAGCAACGCCTCGGCGTCGTGGCCCTCGTTGCACGTCATGGGCGACGTGCCCTCGCAGTAGCCGTCGTACTTGAGCGCCACGGGGAAGCGGCCCCGCGCCTTGGGCAACACCACCGTGTAACGGAGCTTCACGCCGTCGGTCATGGTGATGTAGCCCGACTTCG comes from Acidimicrobiales bacterium and encodes:
- a CDS encoding CocE/NonD family hydrolase is translated as MIGGSKLARLALATFLLCCAVGAAPALAAPVRSNTTARPEAARSTTAAPTGVTKSGYITMTDGVKLRYTVVLPKARGRFPVALKYDGYCEGTSPMTCNEGHDAEALLAAGYAVLGVNLRGTGCSQGTFDFRSPQETTDGVAVVGWAAQQPWSTGHVGMFGDSFPGLTQPAIAARHPKGLDAIAPWQIVDDLYRDVAYPGGIPNGEFAILWALADQPPAATSSAMSGIQARDLQCATSLAGQVPVNPTDNIMVSGLLHSYMSGFWTSKAVGASASNITVPAFGCESWQDDEVGSRSLWTLFPRLRADRTWMLVTNGFHGMCTYSTPITNELVRFFDRFVKGRHNGFESTPHVQLWHETTNATNPKPRWVTTARSWPPATTTEHLFLGRGGALTTSAPSGTQPADSYLSPTVSPGTEDGIIFGQQNLFWKLPGEPAGAVAYTTPKLGRDTELLGPISVDLWLRSTATDTDLQATITEVRPDGQELYVGRGWLRASMRKLDAKASTPTMPVYTDLASDVQPLVLGRATAVRIAVLPLDHVFRAGSRIRVVIDTASQTGGWNFEPLVNAGLVSVLHDTAHPSQVVFGTVRGASAPRSYPACDTLLNQPCRPDAFPSSRPSGRLG